One segment of Gordonia terrae DNA contains the following:
- a CDS encoding cation diffusion facilitator family transporter gives MAVTTRTPRRDLSAFAVLSIATAIVVIGLKLIAWRITGSVGLLSDALESVVNLVAAVGAFVALRVAAKPADRSHNFGHTKAEYFSAVFEGVMIVVAAVVIIVTAADRLFHPQELEEVGVGLAISIGATAVNAVVGWVLIRAGRRHRSLTLEADGKHLMTDVWTTIGVVVGVFLVAATGWLPLDPLIAIAVAVNILVVGGRLVWRSGAGLMDAALPDDERATIDRVLAAHRADRIDFHDIRTREAGHERFVQMHMLVPGDWSVQRAHDLAERVEDELRSAVDGLNVTMHVEPINDPRAYEDWRLD, from the coding sequence ATGGCCGTGACGACGCGCACCCCACGCCGTGATCTGTCGGCGTTCGCGGTACTGAGCATCGCGACCGCGATCGTCGTGATCGGTCTCAAGCTGATCGCGTGGCGGATCACCGGTTCGGTCGGTCTGCTCTCCGACGCGCTGGAGTCGGTGGTCAATCTCGTTGCGGCGGTGGGAGCCTTCGTCGCTCTGCGGGTGGCGGCGAAGCCTGCCGACCGGAGTCACAACTTCGGACACACGAAGGCCGAGTACTTCTCGGCGGTGTTCGAGGGCGTGATGATCGTCGTCGCGGCGGTCGTCATCATCGTCACGGCCGCCGACCGTCTGTTCCATCCGCAGGAGCTCGAGGAAGTCGGTGTCGGACTGGCGATCTCGATCGGTGCGACCGCCGTCAATGCGGTCGTCGGCTGGGTGCTCATCCGAGCCGGGCGCCGCCATCGGTCACTGACACTCGAAGCCGACGGCAAACACCTCATGACCGACGTGTGGACGACCATCGGGGTGGTCGTCGGCGTCTTCCTGGTGGCCGCCACGGGCTGGCTGCCGCTCGATCCCCTGATCGCCATCGCGGTGGCGGTCAACATCCTGGTCGTGGGCGGCCGGCTGGTGTGGCGATCCGGTGCGGGGCTGATGGACGCGGCACTGCCCGACGACGAGCGGGCCACCATCGACCGGGTCCTCGCCGCGCACCGCGCCGATCGAATCGACTTCCACGACATCCGCACGCGCGAGGCGGGTCATGAGCGATTCGTGCAGATGCACATGCTGGTGCCCGGCGACTGGTCGGTGCAGCGCGCACACGACCTCGCCGAGCGGGTCGAGGACGAACTGCGCAGCGCGGTCGACGGACTGAACGTGACGATGCACGTCGAACCGATCAACGACCCACGCGCGTACGAGGACTGGCGGCTCGACTGA
- a CDS encoding M3 family metallopeptidase, with translation MTEGETMAAGQGATSVNPVLVHSGLPYDLPDFRSISDDDFLPAFTSAMASHVAEVEAIAAEVAAPTFVNTIEALELSGRDLARASGIFFNLVGPDTNPKRNEISQELSTLLTDHANTIAMNQVLFERISDLHARADDLGLTEPQRRLLDKRYRESVRAGAGLPADAQQEMREIASRLAYLTTTFSQKILDDTNESAVLVGDATDLDGLSAGQIAAARRAAIEAGHENGHLITLELPTSQSVLTELANADVRQRVFEASVNRCARGNEHDTRDLVLEIVRLRARRAELLGYRDHAEFVIAEQTAPNPAAVDDMLRELNASAMRAGGRELTRLTEFAGDVPIGPADLTYWLDREKRSQASVPLDGFADYCELDTVLTRGVFHAANTLYGLRFVELTDLPLYHPDVRAWEVRDDTGVGIGLFLGDFYARPSKRGGAWMNNIVDQSSVLQTHPIIVNVLNLTKPDAGQPCLLTMDQLTTLFHEFGHALHGLLSSVEYPSQSGTSVPRDFVEFPSQVNEMWALHPEVLANYARHHETGEPIPAELAEAARESAGTESAHGTIEYLAASSLDLAWHRLSVSEAEAIADVETFESQALADAGLHTELIPPRYRSAYFNHIFGGGYSAGYYSYIWSEVLDAETEQWFLAEGGLQRENGRRFADATLSRGDSVDPLVAHEGLIGRRPRIDPLLRRRGLAA, from the coding sequence ATGACCGAAGGGGAGACGATGGCTGCAGGGCAGGGCGCCACGAGCGTGAATCCGGTACTGGTACACAGCGGTCTGCCCTACGATCTCCCCGACTTCAGGTCGATCTCCGACGACGACTTCCTGCCGGCGTTCACCTCGGCCATGGCGTCACATGTCGCCGAGGTGGAAGCGATCGCGGCCGAGGTCGCAGCGCCCACGTTCGTCAACACGATCGAGGCGCTCGAGCTCTCGGGTCGCGATCTGGCCCGGGCGTCGGGCATCTTCTTCAACCTCGTGGGACCGGACACGAACCCGAAGCGGAACGAGATCTCCCAGGAGCTCTCGACGCTCCTCACCGATCACGCGAACACGATCGCGATGAATCAGGTTCTGTTCGAGCGCATCTCCGACCTCCACGCGCGCGCCGACGATCTCGGCCTCACCGAGCCGCAGCGTCGGCTGCTCGACAAGCGGTACCGGGAATCCGTTCGCGCCGGCGCCGGACTCCCGGCCGACGCGCAGCAGGAGATGCGCGAGATCGCCTCCCGGCTGGCCTATCTCACTACGACGTTCTCCCAGAAGATCCTCGACGACACCAACGAATCGGCGGTTCTCGTCGGCGACGCAACCGACCTCGACGGCCTGTCCGCCGGGCAGATCGCGGCCGCGCGACGCGCCGCGATCGAGGCGGGACACGAGAACGGGCACCTCATCACGCTCGAGTTGCCGACGAGCCAGTCGGTGCTGACCGAACTGGCGAACGCCGATGTGCGGCAACGGGTGTTCGAAGCATCGGTGAACCGGTGCGCTCGAGGCAACGAGCACGACACCCGCGACCTGGTCCTCGAGATCGTCCGCTTGCGGGCGCGGCGCGCCGAATTGCTCGGTTACCGCGACCATGCCGAGTTCGTCATCGCCGAGCAGACCGCACCGAACCCGGCGGCGGTCGACGACATGCTCCGGGAACTCAACGCGTCGGCCATGCGTGCCGGCGGCCGCGAACTCACCCGTCTCACCGAATTCGCGGGCGATGTGCCGATCGGTCCCGCCGATCTCACGTACTGGCTCGACCGCGAGAAGCGGTCGCAGGCGTCGGTGCCACTCGACGGGTTCGCGGACTACTGCGAACTCGACACGGTGCTGACCCGGGGCGTCTTCCACGCCGCGAACACGTTGTACGGACTGCGCTTCGTCGAGCTGACCGATCTGCCGCTGTATCACCCGGACGTACGCGCGTGGGAGGTGCGCGACGACACGGGCGTCGGCATCGGCCTGTTCCTCGGCGACTTCTATGCCCGACCGTCGAAACGCGGTGGCGCATGGATGAACAACATCGTCGACCAGTCGTCGGTGCTGCAGACCCATCCGATCATCGTGAACGTGCTGAACCTGACCAAGCCCGATGCCGGACAGCCGTGTCTGCTCACGATGGATCAGCTCACCACCCTCTTCCACGAGTTCGGACACGCGCTGCACGGGCTGTTGTCGTCGGTCGAGTACCCGTCGCAGTCCGGTACGTCGGTCCCGCGGGACTTCGTCGAGTTTCCGTCGCAGGTGAACGAGATGTGGGCGCTGCACCCCGAAGTGCTGGCCAACTACGCCCGGCACCACGAGACCGGCGAGCCCATCCCGGCCGAACTGGCCGAGGCGGCACGGGAATCGGCCGGAACCGAATCTGCACACGGGACCATCGAATACCTCGCCGCGTCCTCCCTGGACCTCGCCTGGCATCGGCTGTCCGTGTCGGAGGCCGAGGCGATCGCCGATGTCGAGACCTTCGAGTCGCAGGCGCTCGCCGACGCGGGACTCCACACCGAGCTGATCCCGCCGCGCTACCGGAGTGCGTACTTCAACCACATCTTCGGCGGCGGCTACTCCGCCGGGTACTACAGCTACATCTGGTCGGAGGTGCTCGACGCCGAGACCGAGCAGTGGTTCCTCGCCGAGGGCGGGCTGCAGCGCGAGAACGGCCGGCGATTCGCCGACGCCACTCTGTCCCGCGGCGACAGCGTCGATCCGCTTGTCGCGCACGAAGGCCTGATCGGTCGCCGACCGCGGATAGACCCGTTGCTGCGGCGCCGGGGGCTCGCGGCCTGA
- the lepA gene encoding translation elongation factor 4, protein MYPHPFSTAVLVRGVVPIPNFADTTFTDPARIRNFCIIAHIDHGKSTLADRMLQLTGVVEERQMRAQYLDRMDIERERGITIKAQNVRLPWTVKSAAGDEDYVLHLIDTPGHVDFTYEVSRALEACEGAVLLVDAAQGIEAQTLANLYLAMENDLTIIPVLNKIDLPAADPERYAAELAHIVGCEPEDVLRVSGKTGVGVTELLDEVIRSVPAPVGDPDAPARAMIFDSVYDTYRGVVTYVRVVDGKVVPREKILMMSTGTTHELLEVGIVSPEPKPTKGLGVGEVGYLITGVKDVRQSKVGDTVTTARHGAEQALTGYREPQPMVYSGLYPLDGSDYPVLREALEKLQLNDAALTFEPETSVALGFGFRCGFLGLLHMEITRERLEREFNLDLISTAPNVVYRVEMEDGSEHVVTNPSDWPEGKTRHIYEPIVKTTVIAPSEFIGAIMELCQSRRGELGGMDYLSETRVELRYTLPMAEIIFDFFDALKSRTRGYASLDYEEAGEQEADLVKVDILLQGEAVDAFSAIVHKDAAYAYGNRMAIKLKELIPRQQFEVPVQAAVGSKIIARENIRAIRKDVLAKCYGGDISRKRKLLEKQKEGKKRMKTIGRVDVPQEAFVAALSTDAVGDKPKGK, encoded by the coding sequence CTGTATCCGCATCCGTTCTCTACCGCAGTTCTCGTTCGAGGAGTAGTTCCCATTCCCAACTTCGCCGACACCACCTTCACCGATCCGGCACGTATCCGGAACTTCTGCATCATCGCCCACATCGACCACGGCAAGTCGACGCTGGCGGACCGGATGCTGCAGCTCACCGGCGTCGTCGAAGAGCGGCAGATGCGGGCGCAATATCTCGACCGGATGGACATCGAGCGCGAGCGCGGCATCACCATCAAGGCGCAGAACGTGCGTCTGCCCTGGACGGTGAAGTCCGCGGCGGGCGACGAGGACTACGTCCTGCATCTCATCGACACCCCCGGGCACGTCGACTTCACCTATGAGGTCTCGCGCGCGCTCGAGGCGTGTGAGGGCGCGGTGCTCCTCGTCGACGCCGCGCAGGGCATCGAGGCGCAGACGCTCGCCAACCTGTATCTGGCGATGGAGAACGACCTCACCATCATCCCGGTGCTGAACAAGATCGATCTGCCCGCGGCCGACCCCGAGCGCTACGCCGCCGAGCTCGCGCACATCGTGGGATGCGAACCCGAGGACGTGCTGCGGGTGTCGGGCAAGACCGGTGTCGGCGTGACCGAACTGCTCGACGAGGTCATCCGCTCGGTGCCCGCCCCGGTGGGCGACCCCGATGCCCCGGCGCGGGCGATGATCTTCGACTCGGTCTACGACACCTACCGCGGCGTGGTCACCTACGTCCGTGTCGTCGACGGCAAGGTCGTGCCGCGGGAGAAGATCCTGATGATGTCGACCGGGACCACGCACGAGTTGCTCGAGGTGGGCATCGTGTCCCCGGAGCCGAAGCCGACCAAGGGTCTGGGTGTCGGCGAGGTCGGTTACCTGATCACCGGTGTGAAGGACGTGCGGCAGTCGAAGGTCGGTGACACCGTCACCACCGCCCGGCACGGCGCCGAGCAGGCGCTCACCGGGTACCGGGAGCCGCAGCCGATGGTCTACTCGGGTCTGTATCCGCTCGACGGCTCCGACTACCCGGTGTTGCGTGAGGCACTCGAGAAGCTGCAACTCAACGACGCCGCACTGACCTTCGAGCCGGAGACCTCGGTCGCGCTCGGCTTCGGGTTCCGCTGCGGCTTCCTCGGCCTGCTGCACATGGAGATCACCCGCGAACGACTCGAGCGCGAGTTCAACCTCGACCTGATCTCGACCGCCCCCAATGTCGTCTACCGCGTGGAGATGGAAGACGGTTCCGAGCACGTGGTCACCAACCCGTCGGACTGGCCGGAGGGCAAGACCCGGCACATCTACGAGCCGATCGTCAAGACGACGGTCATCGCGCCGAGCGAGTTCATCGGCGCGATCATGGAGCTGTGTCAGTCCCGCCGCGGCGAGCTCGGCGGCATGGACTACCTGTCGGAGACGCGCGTGGAACTGCGGTACACGCTGCCGATGGCGGAGATCATCTTCGACTTCTTCGACGCGCTGAAGTCCCGCACGCGTGGCTACGCCAGCCTCGACTACGAGGAGGCGGGCGAACAGGAGGCCGACCTGGTGAAGGTCGACATCCTCCTGCAGGGCGAGGCCGTGGACGCGTTCAGTGCGATCGTGCACAAGGATGCCGCCTACGCGTACGGCAACCGGATGGCGATCAAGCTCAAGGAGCTCATCCCGCGTCAGCAGTTCGAAGTCCCCGTGCAGGCTGCGGTCGGCTCCAAGATCATCGCGCGCGAGAACATCCGCGCCATCCGCAAAGACGTGCTCGCGAAGTGTTACGGCGGCGACATCAGCCGTAAGCGCAAGCTGCTCGAGAAGCAGAAAGAGGGCAAGAAGCGGATGAAGACCATCGGCCGGGTCGACGTCCCGCAGGAGGCGTTCGTGGCCGCGCTCTCCACCGACGCGGTGGGTGACAAGCCGAAGGGGAAGTGA
- a CDS encoding alpha/beta fold hydrolase — protein MAAVSASTVTTIESDDVAAEVHRPGTPGRATFVLAHGAGGNRDAVILRALADELCDRGFVVARIDLPYRRRRPKGPPSPSTSPADRDGIRAACATFRGESDGPLFVGGHSYGGRQASMAVADDGRALADGLLLTSYPLHPPGKPDRLRTEHLPSITVPTLVVHGSTDPFGTTDEMSRAIALIDAPTHIVELEKVGHDLNPKRKPTASLTADAVRDFLLPLFPDTEETHQ, from the coding sequence GTGGCAGCCGTGTCCGCGTCCACCGTCACCACCATCGAGTCCGACGACGTCGCCGCCGAGGTCCACCGTCCGGGCACCCCGGGTCGGGCCACGTTCGTCCTCGCGCACGGCGCGGGCGGTAATCGCGACGCCGTGATCCTCCGCGCCCTGGCCGACGAGCTGTGCGACCGCGGGTTCGTCGTCGCCCGCATCGACCTGCCGTACCGGCGACGTCGCCCCAAGGGACCGCCCAGCCCGTCGACCTCACCCGCCGACCGGGACGGGATCCGTGCGGCGTGTGCCACGTTCCGCGGCGAGTCCGACGGGCCGCTGTTCGTCGGCGGACACTCCTATGGTGGCCGGCAGGCCTCGATGGCCGTCGCCGACGACGGGCGGGCCCTGGCCGACGGTCTGCTGCTGACGTCCTATCCGCTGCATCCCCCCGGCAAACCCGACCGGCTGCGCACCGAGCACCTGCCGTCGATCACCGTGCCCACGCTCGTGGTCCACGGCAGCACCGACCCGTTCGGCACCACCGACGAGATGAGCCGGGCCATCGCTCTCATCGATGCGCCGACGCACATCGTCGAACTGGAGAAGGTCGGACACGACCTCAATCCGAAGCGGAAGCCGACCGCGTCTCTCACCGCCGACGCGGTACGCGACTTCCTGTTGCCCCTGTTCCCGGATACCGAGGAGACACACCAGTGA
- a CDS encoding type II toxin-antitoxin system PemK/MazF family toxin produces MTSRDVRPDLRPTGDLARTISYSPDLDGDADPGEIVWTWVAYEDDPSQGKDRPVLVVGRDARAEQADTVLGLMLSSKDHRSDGNWLPVGSGPWDSQGRPSFVRLDRVLVVDDDGIRREGAILGRPTFDAIANELREHHGWR; encoded by the coding sequence GTGACCAGCCGCGACGTCCGGCCCGATCTCAGGCCGACCGGCGACCTCGCCCGCACCATCAGCTACTCCCCCGACCTCGACGGCGACGCCGATCCGGGCGAGATCGTGTGGACCTGGGTCGCCTACGAGGACGATCCGAGCCAGGGGAAGGACCGGCCGGTACTGGTCGTCGGCCGCGACGCCCGTGCCGAACAGGCCGACACCGTGCTCGGCCTCATGCTGTCGAGCAAGGACCACCGGTCCGACGGCAATTGGCTTCCCGTGGGATCGGGCCCATGGGACTCCCAGGGCCGGCCCAGCTTCGTCCGCCTCGACCGCGTGCTCGTCGTCGACGATGACGGAATCCGCCGGGAGGGAGCGATTCTCGGTCGTCCGACGTTCGACGCCATCGCGAACGAACTGCGCGAACACCACGGCTGGCGGTGA
- a CDS encoding transglutaminase family protein translates to MSWRLRVVHSTGFAYHSPVTSSYNEARLTPRSDTRQNVIVNRVETIPATRSYRYTDYWGTAVTAFDLHAPHHELEVSGLSVVETERGHRPSEDDEASWDDINGDAVKDRYDEMLSYTEFVARNRQLLSTAKRVTKGLTPQEAVEEVSRFVHTEMEYVPGTTGVHTTAVDAWTDRKGVCQDYAHLTLLMLRGLGIPARYVSGYLHPEPDAEIDKTVQGQSHAWIEAWTGGWWGYDPTNDTPITEQHVSVGVGRDYADVSPLKGIYTGGGATDLDVIVEITRLA, encoded by the coding sequence GTGAGCTGGCGCCTGCGTGTCGTCCATTCCACCGGTTTCGCCTACCACAGCCCGGTCACCTCGTCGTACAACGAAGCCCGGCTCACTCCCCGCAGTGACACCAGGCAGAACGTCATCGTGAACCGCGTCGAGACCATCCCCGCGACGAGGTCCTACCGCTACACGGATTACTGGGGCACGGCGGTCACCGCATTCGATCTGCATGCCCCGCACCACGAACTCGAGGTCTCGGGACTGTCGGTCGTCGAGACCGAGCGCGGACATCGTCCGTCCGAGGACGACGAGGCCTCGTGGGATGACATCAACGGCGACGCCGTGAAAGACCGGTACGACGAAATGCTCTCGTACACAGAATTCGTGGCGAGAAACAGGCAGCTGTTGTCGACAGCCAAGAGAGTGACCAAGGGCCTGACGCCGCAGGAGGCGGTCGAAGAGGTGAGCCGGTTCGTCCACACCGAGATGGAGTACGTGCCGGGGACCACCGGGGTGCACACGACGGCCGTCGATGCGTGGACCGATCGTAAAGGCGTGTGTCAGGACTATGCGCACCTGACCCTGTTGATGCTCCGCGGTCTCGGCATCCCTGCTCGGTACGTATCCGGCTATCTCCATCCCGAACCCGACGCCGAGATCGACAAGACGGTGCAGGGGCAGAGCCACGCCTGGATCGAGGCGTGGACCGGTGGCTGGTGGGGTTACGACCCCACCAACGACACACCGATCACCGAACAGCATGTGTCGGTCGGGGTGGGCCGTGACTACGCCGACGTGTCGCCGCTGAAAGGCATCTACACCGGCGGGGGTGCCACCGATCTTGACGTCATCGTCGAGATCACCAGGCTCGCCTGA
- a CDS encoding alpha-E domain-containing protein yields the protein MMLARNAESLYWIGRYVERADDMARILDVAIHQILEDTTVDVDRQARLIIQVLGLTAPEDDDELDVWSLTERVAYDADAVGSIVDLIRAARENARGAREVTSSELWECLNTTYNGLDAAERRSRRLGPHEFLSYVKNRAAMFAGLADATLSHDDGYRYLLLGRSVERVDMTIRMLLSRAGDRTSSPAWVNVLVSAGGHDTYLRTYRGVLDAENIVEFMLLDRLFPRSIFHALSVAEHNLGQLEKGPSRVGAQAEAQLLLGRARSSLEFLEPGKLLDDLQDRLVDLQDTCQAVNEAVTKQYFHVSPYVSWADARVSDSHVIEESEL from the coding sequence ATGATGCTGGCCCGGAACGCGGAGTCGCTGTACTGGATCGGCAGGTACGTCGAGCGCGCCGATGACATGGCGCGAATCCTCGACGTCGCGATCCACCAGATCCTCGAGGACACCACGGTCGACGTCGACCGGCAGGCGCGACTGATCATCCAGGTGCTCGGTCTCACGGCGCCGGAGGACGACGACGAACTCGATGTCTGGTCGCTGACCGAGCGCGTCGCCTACGACGCCGATGCGGTGGGATCGATCGTCGACCTCATCCGCGCGGCGCGGGAGAATGCCCGCGGCGCGCGCGAGGTCACCTCGAGCGAGTTGTGGGAGTGCTTGAACACCACCTACAACGGGCTCGACGCCGCCGAGCGTCGGTCACGTCGTCTCGGTCCGCACGAGTTCCTGTCGTATGTGAAGAACCGGGCGGCGATGTTCGCCGGCCTCGCCGATGCGACCCTCAGCCACGACGACGGCTACCGGTACCTGTTGCTGGGCCGGTCGGTGGAGCGGGTCGACATGACGATCCGGATGTTGTTGTCCCGCGCCGGTGATCGGACGTCGTCGCCGGCATGGGTCAACGTGCTCGTGTCCGCCGGCGGGCACGACACCTACCTGCGCACCTACCGCGGTGTCCTGGACGCGGAGAACATCGTCGAGTTCATGCTCCTCGACCGACTGTTCCCGCGGTCGATCTTCCACGCGCTCAGCGTCGCCGAGCACAATCTGGGCCAGCTCGAGAAGGGGCCCAGCAGGGTCGGCGCCCAGGCGGAGGCGCAACTGCTCCTCGGTCGTGCGCGCAGTTCGCTGGAGTTCCTCGAGCCGGGGAAGTTGCTCGACGATCTGCAGGACCGCCTCGTCGACCTGCAGGACACCTGCCAGGCCGTGAACGAAGCCGTCACGAAACAGTATTTCCATGTGTCGCCCTATGTCTCGTGGGCCGACGCCCGGGTCAGCGACTCGCACGTCATCGAGGAGAGTGAACTGTGA
- a CDS encoding circularly permuted type 2 ATP-grasp protein, with protein MTPASTSAPAKKAARKSAAAKAASSTSSGRPAAGRSGSTKGSGSGGRSSKGAGDNASGDNFTGNFGGYAKGPYGKAYDEMFDAAGEVRTPYRGIYKAMADEDQSDLVEARVEALGRAYLDQGVTFSLSGKERPFPLDVVPRVISAAEWNKLEAGITQRVQALELFLDDIYGEQEILRDGVLPKRLVHSCEHFHRQAANIRPPNGVRIHVAGIDLIRDENGDFRVLEDNLRSPSGVSYVLENRRAMARVFPDLFSKHKVRAVADYPSHLLRALRASAAFNEADPNIVVLTPGVANSAYFEHSLLARLMGVELVEGRDLFCRDNVVYMRTTEGEQRVDVIYRRIDDDYLDPMQFRPDSMLGVAGLLNAARAGNVVISSAVGNGVGDDKLIYTYVPEIIQYYLGEKPSLQNVDTLRCWLPDECEEVLDRIDELVVKPVEGSGGYGIVFGPDATGAELDALARKVRNDPRGWIAQPVVQLSTVPTKIGDDIRPRHVDLRPFAVNDGESVWVLPGGLTRVALPEGSLVVNSSQGGGSKDTWVLASRTSEGDRELSGAKVVTTSGVAAARPAESAPDPVHTQTQQQQQGSMTQQLGDMTQQLDSMSLPGRATRSGTMSQRQGGDVR; from the coding sequence ATGACCCCCGCATCGACAAGTGCGCCAGCCAAGAAGGCGGCGCGTAAGTCCGCAGCCGCGAAAGCGGCGTCGTCCACCTCGTCCGGGCGGCCGGCCGCCGGACGATCCGGCTCGACCAAGGGTTCTGGTTCCGGCGGCCGATCGTCGAAGGGTGCGGGCGACAACGCGTCCGGGGACAACTTCACCGGCAACTTCGGCGGGTACGCAAAAGGCCCGTACGGCAAGGCTTATGACGAGATGTTCGACGCCGCCGGCGAGGTGCGCACGCCCTACCGCGGCATCTACAAGGCGATGGCCGACGAGGATCAGTCCGACCTCGTCGAGGCCCGGGTGGAAGCACTCGGGCGCGCCTACCTCGACCAGGGGGTGACGTTCTCGCTCTCGGGCAAGGAGCGTCCGTTCCCGTTGGATGTTGTGCCGCGGGTGATCTCGGCGGCGGAATGGAACAAGCTCGAGGCCGGCATCACCCAGCGCGTGCAGGCCCTCGAACTCTTCCTCGACGACATCTACGGCGAGCAGGAGATCCTGCGCGACGGGGTGTTGCCCAAGCGGCTCGTCCACTCCTGCGAGCACTTTCACCGGCAGGCCGCAAACATCCGCCCGCCCAACGGTGTTCGCATCCACGTCGCGGGTATCGACCTCATCCGCGACGAGAACGGTGACTTCCGCGTCCTCGAGGACAACCTGCGGTCGCCGTCGGGCGTGTCCTATGTGCTCGAGAACCGGCGGGCCATGGCGCGCGTGTTCCCAGACCTGTTCTCCAAGCACAAGGTCCGCGCGGTCGCCGACTATCCGAGTCACCTGCTCCGCGCCCTGCGTGCATCGGCAGCGTTCAACGAGGCCGACCCGAACATCGTCGTGCTCACCCCCGGTGTGGCGAACTCCGCTTACTTCGAGCACTCGCTGCTGGCGCGGCTGATGGGCGTCGAGCTGGTGGAGGGTCGAGACCTCTTCTGCCGCGACAACGTCGTGTACATGCGCACCACCGAGGGCGAGCAGCGGGTCGACGTCATCTACCGACGCATCGACGACGACTACCTCGACCCCATGCAGTTCCGCCCGGATTCGATGCTCGGTGTGGCCGGCCTGCTCAACGCGGCCCGCGCGGGCAACGTCGTGATCTCCAGCGCCGTCGGCAACGGCGTCGGCGACGACAAGCTGATCTACACCTACGTCCCGGAGATCATCCAGTACTACCTCGGCGAGAAGCCGAGCCTGCAGAACGTGGACACGTTGCGCTGCTGGCTGCCCGACGAGTGCGAGGAGGTGCTCGACCGCATCGACGAACTCGTCGTCAAACCCGTTGAGGGGTCGGGTGGATACGGCATCGTCTTCGGACCCGACGCGACCGGGGCCGAATTGGACGCCCTGGCGCGCAAGGTCCGCAACGACCCGCGCGGGTGGATCGCGCAGCCGGTGGTGCAGCTGTCGACGGTGCCGACCAAGATCGGCGACGACATCCGTCCGCGCCACGTCGACCTGCGTCCGTTCGCGGTCAACGACGGTGAGTCCGTGTGGGTCCTGCCCGGCGGTCTCACCCGGGTCGCGCTCCCCGAGGGATCGCTGGTCGTGAACTCGAGCCAGGGCGGCGGTTCCAAGGACACCTGGGTGCTCGCCTCGCGCACCTCGGAGGGGGATCGCGAGCTGTCGGGTGCGAAAGTCGTCACGACGAGCGGCGTCGCCGCCGCCCGCCCCGCCGAGAGCGCCCCCGATCCGGTACACACGCAGACCCAGCAGCAACAGCAGGGTTCGATGACCCAGCAGCTGGGTGACATGACGCAGCAACTGGATTCGATGTCTCTGCCCGGCAGGGCAACCCGGTCCGGCACGATGTCGCAGCGGCAGGGCGGTGACGTCCGATGA
- the rpsT gene encoding 30S ribosomal protein S20, with translation MANIKSQIKRNRTNEANRQRNQSVKSALRTAIRSFREAVESGDKAKAAELGQTASRKLDKAASKGVIHANQAANKKSAIALAVNKL, from the coding sequence GTGGCAAACATCAAGTCTCAGATCAAGCGCAATCGCACCAACGAAGCGAACCGCCAGCGCAACCAGTCGGTGAAGTCGGCCCTTCGTACCGCGATCCGCAGCTTCCGTGAGGCTGTCGAGTCCGGCGACAAGGCGAAGGCTGCCGAGCTCGGCCAGACCGCCAGCCGCAAGCTCGACAAGGCTGCCAGCAAGGGTGTCATCCACGCCAACCAGGCCGCCAACAAGAAGTCGGCCATCGCCCTCGCGGTCAACAAGCTCTGA